One Chordicoccus furentiruminis DNA window includes the following coding sequences:
- a CDS encoding AAA family ATPase yields MVILDVRLKKIYGFDEFHMNFSYPRKLSASLLGNETLEGRSRFRYKKAVILMGTNATGKTSLGKALLKIFSSIREANEAILRDLPSGDTPAEFQVDFVNEGYVLHRFSGIIEKDNVNIRYFAADIEEMDSYEMTVLKLEEKTAEINGSLKELRKTVGTLRYRFAYPEIEKSLRVKEIGQEEMLRTLRAVIGTLDPTLTDVSIAKDLKDSFVIRRRGEEIIIQDGNLLNRDLLSSGTAEGIDVAVFLAAMLSQIEGFYYCDEHFSYIESAIEKRIFGLMVERLKGNGQLIFTTHNTDMLTLNLPKHSFAFLRKEIDAEKYIVSVTFASDILKRNTDSVKCAMENDAFESLPDDSLLDELEVAD; encoded by the coding sequence ATGGTGATTCTGGATGTCAGACTGAAAAAGATCTATGGGTTTGATGAATTTCATATGAATTTTTCTTATCCAAGAAAACTGTCCGCCTCCCTTTTAGGCAATGAAACACTGGAAGGCCGCAGCCGTTTCCGCTATAAAAAGGCGGTGATTCTGATGGGCACCAATGCGACGGGAAAAACAAGTCTCGGAAAAGCGCTCCTGAAAATATTCAGTTCGATAAGAGAAGCGAATGAAGCGATTTTGCGGGATCTGCCGTCAGGCGATACTCCGGCGGAATTTCAGGTCGATTTTGTGAATGAAGGGTATGTACTCCATCGTTTTTCAGGGATCATTGAAAAAGATAATGTCAATATCCGTTATTTTGCCGCGGACATCGAAGAAATGGATTCTTATGAAATGACTGTGCTGAAGCTGGAGGAAAAGACGGCGGAAATTAACGGGAGCCTGAAGGAATTGCGGAAGACTGTCGGTACGCTTCGTTATCGTTTCGCTTATCCTGAAATTGAAAAATCACTTCGCGTGAAAGAGATTGGTCAGGAGGAAATGCTCAGGACACTCCGGGCGGTAATCGGAACTCTTGACCCGACGCTGACCGATGTGTCGATTGCGAAAGATCTGAAGGATTCCTTTGTGATCCGGCGGCGTGGTGAAGAAATCATTATTCAGGACGGCAATCTTCTGAACCGTGACCTTCTGTCAAGCGGAACAGCGGAAGGAATTGACGTCGCGGTTTTTCTTGCCGCGATGCTGTCACAGATCGAAGGCTTTTACTACTGCGATGAGCATTTTTCCTACATTGAAAGCGCGATAGAAAAAAGAATTTTCGGACTTATGGTGGAACGGCTGAAGGGGAACGGGCAGCTGATCTTTACCACGCACAACACGGATATGCTGACCCTGAATCTTCCGAAACACAGCTTTGCTTTCCTGCGCAAGGAAATTGATGCAGAAAAGTACATTGTATCGGTCACGTTTGCATCCGATATTCTGAAACGGAACACAGACTCGGTAAAATGCGCGATGGAGAATGACGCGTTTGAATCGCTTCCGGATGACTCCCTCCTTGACGAGCTGGAGGTGGCGGATTGA
- a CDS encoding MFS transporter — MGSLLLAVIYLIFISLGLPDSLLGSGWPKMQTVFGVPSSYAGYVSMAIAFMTIISALISPRLMRKFHTKWIVIVSIALTVLGLLGFSVSARYWMLFLFAVPYGLGAGSIDAAVNHYVADNYPSSVMNFLHCFYGVGAVISPNIMALALKRARWNEGYRWTAYLQIAILIVCIISLPLWKQNESGDEGSAADSAGIRETLKVPGVVLTLIAFFAYCSGEATCFLWTPSYFAGTRAGLTDGMVASFGSLVFGGLMLGRLLAGFVSNRLGDRKLVRIGIAVELAGIFLVFLPSRSYLPAAAGFVTIGTGMGPVYPAIQHMAPSHFGKRYSAAVIGLQMASAYTGSTFMPMVFGHIQQSIGIGVMPVYLLIFAVMNIGFLEASYRAH, encoded by the coding sequence ATGGGATCTTTGCTGCTTGCTGTCATTTATCTGATTTTCATCAGTCTGGGACTTCCCGACTCGCTGCTCGGTTCGGGCTGGCCGAAGATGCAGACGGTCTTCGGCGTGCCTTCGTCCTACGCGGGCTATGTCTCGATGGCGATTGCCTTCATGACGATTATCTCCGCGCTGATCAGCCCGCGGCTGATGCGGAAATTTCATACGAAGTGGATCGTCATCGTGTCGATCGCGCTGACGGTGCTCGGCCTTCTCGGCTTTTCCGTCTCGGCGCGCTACTGGATGCTGTTTCTCTTCGCGGTGCCGTACGGACTCGGCGCCGGTTCGATCGACGCCGCGGTCAATCATTATGTGGCGGACAACTATCCTTCGTCCGTCATGAACTTTCTGCACTGCTTCTACGGCGTCGGAGCGGTGATCAGCCCGAACATCATGGCGCTCGCGCTGAAGAGGGCGAGATGGAACGAGGGCTACCGCTGGACGGCGTACCTTCAGATCGCGATCCTCATCGTCTGCATCATCTCGCTCCCGCTCTGGAAGCAGAATGAAAGCGGGGACGAAGGCAGCGCGGCGGACAGCGCGGGGATCCGGGAGACGCTGAAAGTGCCGGGCGTCGTGCTGACGCTGATCGCGTTCTTCGCGTACTGCTCCGGCGAGGCGACCTGCTTCCTCTGGACTCCGAGCTACTTCGCGGGTACCAGGGCGGGTCTCACGGACGGAATGGTCGCCTCCTTCGGCTCGCTGGTCTTCGGCGGACTGATGCTCGGGCGGCTTCTCGCGGGCTTTGTCTCGAACCGGCTCGGTGACCGGAAACTCGTCCGGATCGGCATTGCGGTGGAACTGGCGGGTATTTTCCTTGTTTTCCTGCCTTCCCGGAGCTATCTTCCGGCCGCGGCCGGCTTCGTGACGATCGGTACGGGGATGGGCCCGGTCTATCCGGCGATACAGCATATGGCGCCGTCCCATTTCGGGAAACGTTACAGCGCGGCGGTGATCGGCCTTCAGATGGCGTCGGCCTACACCGGCAGCACGTTTATGCCGATGGTGTTCGGGCATATCCAGCAGAGCATCGGGATCGGCGTCATGCCGGTGTACCTTCTGATTTTTGC
- a CDS encoding alpha-mannosidase produces the protein MHFIKERIGKLIDDLGRLIYPESVPVEEIRIMHSTDGREDPAELDPSGWEPFERRNLWGGHREYYWFAFTAEIPEGWDGECAVLEVKTGREGSWDATNPQFSAFIDGRRVQGLDVNHRELILTDRAVPGAAYQVLLAAFTGDQNFRLEMDVSLKRLDRRTESYYYDLKVPYDTARLLKPDDPAYITIIRELNESLNRLDLREEGSPAYYRSLEDARSYLKEHFYEAACDGEKAPVICCVGHTHIDVAWLWTLPVTRDKAVRSFSTVLELMKRYPEYRFMSSQPQLYAYVKEAAPDVYEQIRERVREGRWEAEGGMWLEADCNLASGEALSRQFLYGKRFFRKEFGKDSEILWLPDVFGYSAALPQIMKLCGIRYFMTTKISWNETNMMPVDTFLWEGIDGTRRLTHFIPTRDYNRAAEENGTETEHFTTYNGFLNPSQMKGAWARYNNKDLNDEVLCSFGYGDGGGGPTRGQLENQRRMAKGIPGLPRTKMTTARAFFEDLDRKTSGSKALPVWKGELYLEYHRGTYTTMARNKKWNRRAEFVLQDAETYAVMASHLAGAPYPKAKLDGEWITLLRNQFHDILPGSAIHEVYEDSKREYLALFQENRDMQAAALQLLADRISAPAGTLAVFNPNSFDGTGIVTFRMPEGTDACSVWDGNRRLPAQKTEDGWIFCAENVPPKGYRTFRTEEGTPAEDGSSGLDVSESRLENRWFRITLNGKGQMGQVYDKRARRNLFPEGKAGNVIVCYEDRPHNYDAWDINSYYTEKSWEVDSVTSVRVTERGPVRATVRIERPFLRSVIVQFVSVYADIPRIDIRNEIDWREHQLLKNHFPADVHANEAVYDIQYGNVVRNTTDNTSWDWSKFEVCHHKWLDVAEDDYGLSVLNDCKYGVSVRGTDIGLTMLKSPRYPNPTADKEHHTFTYSLFPHEGTWKTAGTVREAYMLNNPMRAVVKRTEGGTLPDLLSFVRVCTEDGRPAENVVIETVKRAEDSDAVIVRLYECFNRRTRVVLKAAERIRSAEFCNIMEEEAVPADFDGHGVAFTMMPYEIRTIRLETEAKDSD, from the coding sequence ATGCATTTCATCAAGGAACGTATCGGAAAACTGATTGACGATCTCGGCAGACTGATTTATCCGGAGAGTGTACCGGTGGAAGAGATCCGGATCATGCACTCGACGGACGGCCGGGAGGACCCGGCGGAGCTGGATCCGTCCGGCTGGGAGCCGTTTGAGCGGAGGAACCTCTGGGGCGGCCACCGCGAGTATTACTGGTTCGCCTTCACGGCGGAGATTCCGGAGGGCTGGGACGGAGAGTGCGCCGTGCTCGAGGTGAAGACCGGACGGGAAGGAAGCTGGGACGCGACCAACCCGCAGTTCAGCGCGTTCATCGACGGACGGCGTGTGCAGGGGCTGGACGTGAACCACCGGGAGCTGATCCTGACGGACCGGGCGGTGCCGGGCGCGGCGTATCAGGTGCTTCTGGCGGCCTTCACCGGCGACCAGAACTTCCGTCTTGAGATGGACGTCTCGCTGAAAAGACTCGACCGGAGGACCGAGTCGTACTACTACGACCTGAAGGTGCCGTATGACACCGCCCGGCTCCTGAAACCGGATGATCCGGCGTACATCACGATCATCCGGGAACTGAACGAGTCGCTGAACCGGCTGGATCTGCGAGAGGAGGGATCGCCGGCGTACTACCGGAGTCTCGAGGACGCCCGGTCGTATCTGAAGGAGCATTTTTACGAGGCAGCCTGCGACGGGGAGAAAGCACCGGTGATCTGCTGCGTCGGGCACACGCATATCGATGTGGCCTGGCTCTGGACGCTTCCGGTCACCCGGGACAAGGCGGTCCGCAGCTTCTCCACGGTGCTGGAGCTGATGAAGCGGTATCCGGAATACCGCTTTATGTCCAGCCAGCCGCAGCTCTACGCCTATGTGAAGGAGGCGGCGCCGGACGTCTACGAACAGATCCGCGAGCGCGTCCGGGAAGGACGCTGGGAAGCGGAGGGCGGCATGTGGCTGGAGGCGGACTGCAATCTGGCCTCAGGCGAGGCGCTGTCGCGGCAGTTTCTCTACGGAAAGCGTTTTTTCCGGAAGGAGTTCGGGAAGGACAGCGAGATTCTCTGGCTGCCGGACGTGTTCGGCTATTCCGCGGCGCTGCCGCAGATCATGAAACTCTGCGGCATCCGGTATTTCATGACCACGAAGATTTCGTGGAACGAGACGAACATGATGCCCGTCGATACGTTTCTCTGGGAAGGCATCGACGGCACGAGGCGGCTCACGCATTTCATCCCGACCCGCGACTACAACCGGGCGGCGGAGGAGAACGGGACGGAGACCGAACATTTCACGACCTACAACGGCTTCCTGAATCCGTCCCAGATGAAGGGCGCGTGGGCGCGCTACAATAACAAGGACCTGAACGATGAGGTGCTCTGCAGTTTCGGCTACGGCGACGGGGGCGGCGGTCCGACCCGCGGCCAGCTTGAGAACCAGCGGAGGATGGCGAAGGGGATTCCGGGACTTCCGCGGACGAAGATGACGACCGCGAGGGCGTTTTTCGAGGATCTCGACCGGAAGACCTCGGGATCGAAGGCTCTTCCGGTCTGGAAGGGCGAGCTGTATCTCGAGTATCACCGCGGCACATACACCACAATGGCGCGGAACAAGAAGTGGAACCGGCGCGCGGAGTTCGTGCTGCAGGACGCCGAGACGTATGCGGTGATGGCGTCGCATCTCGCGGGCGCGCCCTATCCGAAGGCGAAGCTCGACGGGGAGTGGATCACGCTGCTGCGGAATCAGTTCCACGATATTCTGCCCGGTTCCGCGATTCATGAGGTCTATGAGGACTCGAAGCGGGAGTATCTCGCGCTGTTTCAGGAGAATCGGGACATGCAGGCCGCGGCTCTTCAGCTTCTGGCGGACCGGATCAGCGCGCCGGCCGGCACGCTGGCTGTGTTCAATCCCAATTCCTTTGACGGAACGGGGATCGTGACCTTCCGGATGCCGGAGGGGACGGATGCATGTTCCGTATGGGACGGAAATCGCCGCCTTCCGGCTCAGAAAACGGAGGACGGCTGGATCTTCTGCGCGGAGAACGTGCCGCCGAAGGGATACCGGACCTTCCGGACGGAGGAGGGAACGCCGGCGGAGGACGGTTCGTCCGGGCTCGACGTCTCGGAGAGCAGGCTTGAGAACCGCTGGTTCCGGATCACGCTGAACGGGAAGGGGCAGATGGGGCAGGTCTACGACAAGCGGGCCCGGAGAAATCTGTTCCCGGAAGGAAAAGCCGGCAATGTGATCGTCTGCTATGAGGACCGTCCTCACAACTACGACGCGTGGGACATCAACAGCTACTACACGGAAAAGTCGTGGGAGGTGGACAGCGTCACATCCGTCAGGGTGACCGAGCGCGGTCCCGTGCGGGCGACGGTCCGGATCGAGCGGCCGTTCCTCCGCTCCGTGATCGTGCAGTTTGTCTCTGTCTACGCGGACATCCCCCGGATCGATATCCGGAACGAGATCGACTGGCGGGAGCATCAGCTGCTGAAGAACCATTTCCCTGCGGATGTCCACGCCAACGAGGCGGTCTACGACATTCAGTACGGAAATGTGGTGAGAAATACAACCGACAACACGTCATGGGACTGGTCGAAGTTCGAGGTCTGCCATCACAAGTGGCTGGATGTGGCGGAGGACGACTACGGGCTCAGCGTGCTGAATGACTGCAAGTACGGCGTCTCGGTGCGCGGGACGGATATCGGCCTCACGATGCTGAAATCGCCGCGCTATCCGAACCCGACGGCGGACAAGGAGCACCATACCTTCACGTATTCGCTGTTTCCTCATGAGGGGACATGGAAGACGGCCGGAACGGTCAGGGAGGCCTACATGCTGAACAACCCGATGCGGGCCGTCGTCAAGCGGACGGAGGGCGGGACGCTTCCGGACCTGCTTTCCTTCGTCCGGGTCTGCACGGAGGACGGCCGTCCGGCTGAGAATGTGGTCATCGAGACGGTGAAGCGGGCGGAGGATTCCGACGCCGTGATCGTCCGGCTCTATGAATGCTTCAACCGGCGGACGCGGGTCGTGCTGAAGGCGGCGGAGCGGATCCGGAGCGCCGAATTCTGCAATATCATGGAAGAGGAGGCGGTTCCGGCGGATTTCGACGGGCACGGCGTGGCCTTTACCATGATGCCGTATGAGATCCGGACGATCCGGCTTGAGACGGAAGCAAAAGATTCCGATTGA